One genomic window of Desulfotignum phosphitoxidans DSM 13687 includes the following:
- a CDS encoding NAD(P)/FAD-dependent oxidoreductase — MIQTDVIIVGGGPAGSACAARLKDSGLDVRILDKQAFPRNKLCAGWISPDVFTDLGYSPDDYPHALTRIHRIHFHLFRIPLPVKTRQYAIRRIEFDHWLLQKAGVPVHTHAVKKIQRIRSGYVIDDQFECRYLVGAGGTHCPVRRTFMEPVPSRPETARIAAVEKEFQGFQRVRKCHIWYLEKGLPGYAWYLPKKGGWINIGIGGKQHGLTARKTTIMNHWRTFVARLMDKGFLDQSPGNPSGHTYYLRHAPYHRKGLENGMPENMFVIGDAAGLSTLDMGEGIHAAVQSGIAAADAIIAGRPMQVSHISRFSLPGLVKSGFRSA, encoded by the coding sequence ATGATTCAGACGGATGTGATCATTGTGGGCGGGGGCCCGGCCGGATCCGCCTGTGCGGCGCGCCTCAAAGACAGCGGCTTGGATGTGAGGATCCTGGACAAACAGGCCTTTCCCAGGAACAAACTGTGTGCCGGATGGATTTCACCGGATGTGTTCACTGACCTTGGGTATTCCCCTGACGATTATCCCCATGCATTGACCCGGATACACCGGATTCACTTTCATCTTTTCAGGATTCCCCTGCCTGTAAAAACCCGCCAGTATGCAATCCGGCGCATCGAGTTCGACCACTGGCTGCTCCAGAAGGCCGGGGTGCCCGTGCACACCCATGCCGTAAAAAAAATTCAAAGAATCCGGTCCGGGTATGTCATTGATGACCAGTTTGAATGCCGGTACCTGGTCGGGGCCGGCGGCACCCATTGCCCGGTGCGGCGCACTTTTATGGAACCTGTGCCGTCCCGTCCGGAAACCGCCCGCATCGCCGCCGTGGAAAAAGAGTTTCAAGGCTTTCAACGGGTCCGGAAGTGTCATATCTGGTATCTGGAAAAAGGCCTGCCCGGATATGCGTGGTACCTGCCCAAAAAAGGCGGGTGGATCAACATCGGCATCGGCGGCAAACAGCACGGCCTGACCGCCCGGAAAACCACCATCATGAATCACTGGCGCACATTTGTGGCCCGCCTGATGGATAAAGGCTTTCTGGACCAATCCCCGGGCAATCCCTCCGGGCATACCTATTATCTGCGGCATGCACCTTATCACCGGAAAGGTTTGGAAAACGGCATGCCGGAAAATATGTTTGTCATCGGCGATGCCGCCGGCCTGTCCACCCTGGACATGGGGGAAGGCATTCATGCGGCCGTCCAGAGCGGCATTGCCGCGGCAGACGCCATTATTGCCGGCCGTCCCATGCAGGTGAGCCACATCTCCCGGTTCAGCCTGCCGGGCCTGGTGAAGTCCGGATTCCGTTCCGCTTAA
- a CDS encoding 4Fe-4S dicluster domain-containing protein, translated as MSEYAMLIDYEYCTGCKSCEVACKQEYHRPAGRAGGVEVQEFIHRLPNDQLFITYIPTFTRACVFCAGRVKQGMAPACVKHCMANILTFGKLEDLQQQIPEKRKAILWTKG; from the coding sequence ATGTCAGAATATGCAATGCTCATCGATTATGAATACTGCACGGGGTGCAAAAGCTGCGAAGTGGCCTGCAAGCAGGAATATCACCGGCCTGCGGGCCGGGCCGGCGGGGTGGAAGTCCAGGAATTCATCCACCGGCTGCCCAATGACCAGCTGTTTATCACCTATATTCCCACCTTCACCCGGGCGTGCGTGTTTTGTGCGGGCCGGGTGAAGCAGGGCATGGCGCCCGCATGTGTCAAACACTGCATGGCCAACATCCTGACTTTTGGAAAACTCGAAGACCTGCAGCAGCAGATTCCGGAGAAACGCAAAGCGATCCTCTGGACCAAGGGTTAA